Proteins found in one Ovis canadensis isolate MfBH-ARS-UI-01 breed Bighorn chromosome 20, ARS-UI_OviCan_v2, whole genome shotgun sequence genomic segment:
- the LOC138425545 gene encoding BOLA class I histocompatibility antigen, alpha chain BL3-7-like produces the protein MGVMGPRTLLLLLPGALVLTETWAGSHSLRYFLTAVSRPGLGEPRFIAVGHVDDTQFVRFDSDAPDPRMEPRARWAEQEGPEYWDQETQGTKDTALTFRANLNNLRGYYNQSEAGSHTLQVIYGCDVGPDGRLLHGYDQFAYDGREYIALNEDLRSWTAADTAAQVTQRKTEQRGVADDSRNYLEGECVEWLRRYLETGKDTLQRADPPKAHVTCHPISDREVTLRCWALGFYPEEISLTWQRDEEDQTQDMELVKTRPSGDGTFQKWAALVVPSEEEQRYTCRVQHQGLQEPLTLRWEPPQTSFLTMGIIVGLVLLMVPVVAGAVIWRKKHSGDKGESYIQASSCDSAQGSDV, from the exons ATGGGGGTCATGGGGCCGAGaaccctcctcctgctgctgccggGGGCGCTGGTCCTGACCGAGACCTGGGCGG gctcCCACTCCCTGAGGTATTTCCTCACCGCCGTGTCCCGGCCCGGCCTCGGGGAGCCCCGCTTCATCGCCGTCGGCCACGTGGACGACACGCAGTTCGTGCGGTTCGACAGCGACGCCCCGGATCCGAGGATGGAGCCGCGGGCGCGGTGGGCGGAGCAGGAGGGGCCGGAGTATTGGGATCAGGAGACGCAGGGAACTAAGGACACCGCACTGACTTTCCGAGCGAACCTGAACAACCTGCGCGGCTACTACAACCAGAGCGAGGCCG GGTCTCACACCCTCCAGGTAATATATGGCTGCGACGTGGGGCCTGACGGGCGTCTTCTCCACGGGTATGATCAGTTCGCCTACGACGGCAGAGAGTACATCGCCCTGAACGAGGACCTGCGCTCCTGGACCGCGGCGGACACGGCGGCTCAGGTCACCCAGCGCAAGACTGAGCAGCGCGGTGTGGCGGACGACTCTAGGAACTACCTGGAGGGCGAGTGCGTGGAGTGGCTCCGCAGATACCTAGAGACCGGGAAGGATACGCTGCAGCGCGCAG ACCCTCCGAAGGCACATGTGACCTGTCACCCGATCTCTGACCGTGAGGTCACCCTGAGATGCTGGGCCTTGGGCTTCTACCCTGAGGAGATCTCACTGACCTGGCAGCGTGATGAGGAGGACCAGACCCAGGACATGGAGCTTGTGAAGACCAGGCCTTCAGGGGATGGAACCTTCCAGAAGTGGGCAGCCCTGGTGGTGCCTTCTGAAGAGGAGCAGAGATACACGTGCCGTGTGCAGCACCAGGGGCTTCAGGAGCCCCTCACCCTGAGATGGG AACCTCCTCAGACCTCCTTCCTCACCATGGGCATCATTGTTGGCCTGGTTCTCCTCATGGTGCCTGTGGTGGCTGGAGCTGTGATCTGGAGGAAGAAGCACTCAg GTGACAAAGGAGAGAGCTACATTCAAGCTTCGA GCTGTGATAGTGCCCAGGGATCTGATGTGTGA